GCTCAGGAGTACTTTCTTTTTTACTATTGGCTAAACAAAGAAGTGCCATGGGTGAGCAGCTCTCTAGTGCCGTATCTCGGGTTTCGAAAAAGCTCGAAGAGAATACCCGTAAAGAAGATATTGACTAAGAAATTGCGATTGTAAAACTCAGGAGTATGGCAAAAACGAGCAAAGCCTTTCCGGTGCCAACCAAAACAGGAATTAACTCCGGACCGCTAATCCCGCTGCGAATCGCTCTAATTGGTGAAACCGAAACGAAGCCAGCACTGAGTGCGACCCAGGCAAATTCTGGCCCTTGTGGCAACATCGACATAATGGTTGCCAGAGAAATGCCCGCGATTAATACGAATTGGTAAAGGAATCTAGTTTTTCCATCGCCAAGCCGAACTGCTAATGTTCGTTTGTCCGACTCCATGTCACTGGGAATATCCCGCAAGTTATTTGCAATCAAAATCGCACTGGACAGCAGCCCACAAGAAATGCCAGCCAATACAGACAGGATTGAAATATTCCCAGTCTGACTTGCGCTGGTTCCGATAACAG
This sequence is a window from Actinomycetota bacterium. Protein-coding genes within it:
- a CDS encoding DUF4229 domain-containing protein, which produces MKPTLIYTLSRLGLLSACLGLGYLASLRGPILIVVAFLGSGVLSFLLLAKQRSAMGEQLSSAVSRVSKKLEENTRKEDID